A window of Candidatus Saccharibacteria bacterium contains these coding sequences:
- a CDS encoding MGMT family protein produces MSASSHQEHTPGGFRERVYELVAQIPKGRLMTYGDIAGMAGSAYASRQVGQIAHYGPPELPWQRVVNRHGGLASAYTWGGLDGHKAALEADGVAIDEMYRVVNFAELRWHPDPTTGKPQ; encoded by the coding sequence ATGTCAGCATCATCACATCAGGAACACACCCCTGGCGGTTTCCGCGAGCGCGTATACGAACTCGTCGCCCAGATACCAAAGGGCAGGCTCATGACGTACGGCGATATCGCCGGCATGGCCGGCAGTGCCTATGCCTCGCGCCAGGTCGGCCAGATAGCCCACTACGGCCCGCCTGAGTTGCCGTGGCAACGGGTCGTCAACCGCCACGGCGGCCTGGCGTCGGCGTATACCTGGGGCGGCCTGGATGGTCACAAGGCGGCACTTGAGGCGGACGGCGTCGCCATCGATGAGATGTACCGCGTCGTCAACTTTGCAGAGCTGCGTTGGCACCCCGATCCCACGACAGGGAAGCCGCAGTGA